Proteins from one Hydrogenophaga sp. SL48 genomic window:
- a CDS encoding IS110 family transposase, with protein MQSTATLPVIGMDIAKNVFQLHVVDAETGEVTRHKLRRDRVTTFFANRQSSLVALEACGGAHHWARTMQALGHEVKLLPAKHVRPFVLRDKTDARDAQAIWVAAQQPHIKAVPVKNEQQQACLTLHRLRAQLMKVRIMQTNALRGLLYEFGIVLPEGHRVLLKRIQDELAKAQERARLPEVVVASVQDQLRRIDSLQVDIDQLDKRLASMVKQNQHMQALQAIPGIGPLTATALVSTATDLSSFESGRQFAAWLGLTPRQTGTGGKTRQLGISKRGDPYVMTMLMHGARAVIARSQRSGWIERLLLRRPYSVVVAALANKLARTAWAVLVKGKAFDQVRWNPVDLAAA; from the coding sequence ATGCAATCTACCGCAACGCTGCCAGTCATCGGAATGGATATTGCCAAGAACGTGTTCCAGCTCCACGTCGTGGATGCCGAGACCGGTGAAGTCACGCGGCACAAACTCAGGCGTGACCGGGTGACTACCTTCTTTGCCAATCGTCAGAGCTCGCTCGTCGCGTTGGAAGCCTGTGGCGGCGCGCACCACTGGGCCAGAACGATGCAGGCGTTGGGGCATGAAGTGAAGCTGCTGCCCGCCAAGCATGTCCGTCCCTTTGTCCTGCGCGACAAGACCGATGCACGTGATGCACAGGCCATCTGGGTAGCGGCCCAGCAACCTCACATCAAGGCCGTGCCAGTCAAGAACGAGCAGCAGCAAGCCTGTCTGACCCTACACCGCTTGCGCGCTCAGCTCATGAAGGTGCGGATCATGCAAACCAACGCATTGCGTGGCTTGCTCTACGAGTTCGGCATCGTGCTGCCGGAAGGACATCGTGTGTTGCTCAAGCGCATTCAGGATGAACTGGCCAAGGCGCAGGAGCGAGCTCGACTGCCTGAGGTGGTGGTCGCCAGCGTTCAGGATCAACTTCGTCGCATCGACAGCCTGCAGGTCGATATCGACCAACTGGACAAACGGCTGGCCTCGATGGTCAAGCAGAACCAGCACATGCAGGCACTGCAAGCCATACCGGGTATCGGCCCGTTGACGGCGACAGCCTTGGTGTCTACCGCGACAGACCTGTCCAGCTTTGAGTCAGGCAGGCAGTTTGCCGCCTGGTTGGGACTGACGCCCCGACAGACTGGCACCGGCGGGAAGACTCGGCAGTTAGGGATCTCCAAACGCGGCGACCCTTATGTGATGACCATGTTGATGCACGGCGCCCGCGCAGTCATTGCCAGGAGCCAGCGCAGCGGCTGGATCGAGAGGCTGTTACTGCGCCGCCCATACAGCGTGGTGGTCGCGGCGCTGGCCAACAAGCTGGCCCGAACAGCCTGGGCAGTCCTGGTCAAAGGCAAAGCCTTTGACCAGGTCAGATGGAATCCAGTTGACCTCGCCGCAGCCTGA
- a CDS encoding GntR family transcriptional regulator gives MSSNQVQIAQQVVESILAQKLAPGERLGEQELAELFGVSRTLVREALMQLQARGFVEVRTRKGWYVVEPSIEEARDAFSARRIIETGILREAGRPLQSVLRRLRQHIAQEEQAIEEADAATRAFLLADFHVCLAECLGHRLLCDVLRDLTARTTLAASLYQSKHDAGQSCAEHAGIVAALEKGQLELARQRMLEHIGSVEAALGSSAPDATPANERLRAALSRLTRPPLRKVL, from the coding sequence ATGAGCTCCAACCAAGTCCAGATCGCCCAACAGGTCGTCGAGTCCATCCTCGCGCAAAAACTCGCTCCCGGAGAGCGCTTGGGCGAGCAGGAATTGGCTGAACTGTTCGGTGTCAGCCGCACTCTGGTCCGCGAAGCGCTGATGCAGTTGCAGGCACGGGGCTTTGTGGAGGTGCGTACCCGCAAAGGCTGGTATGTCGTGGAGCCTTCCATCGAGGAGGCGCGCGATGCCTTTTCGGCCCGGCGCATCATCGAGACCGGCATCCTGCGCGAGGCCGGACGGCCGCTGCAGTCTGTGCTGCGCCGGTTGCGCCAGCATATCGCCCAGGAAGAACAGGCCATCGAAGAGGCCGATGCCGCAACCCGGGCCTTCCTGCTGGCCGATTTCCATGTCTGCTTGGCCGAATGCCTGGGCCACCGACTTCTGTGCGATGTCCTGCGTGACCTGACCGCGCGCACCACCTTGGCCGCGTCGTTGTACCAATCCAAACATGATGCTGGACAGTCCTGCGCCGAACATGCGGGCATCGTGGCCGCACTCGAGAAAGGCCAGCTAGAACTGGCTCGCCAGCGCATGCTTGAGCACATCGGCAGCGTCGAAGCCGCACTGGGCTCGTCAGCACCCGACGCCACACCCGCCAACGAACGGCTGCGCGCGGCGCTTTCTCGGTTGACGCGGCCGCCTCTGCGCAAAGTCCTCTAG
- a CDS encoding C4-dicarboxylate transporter DctA: MPKFFRSLFGQVVLALVIGVIVGFLWPESAVKLKPLGDGFIKLIKMLIPLIVFCVVVHGIAGAGDLKRVGRVGVKALIYFEVVTTIALVIGLVLAFVFQPGVGMNVDPKLLDAKAMSAYAENAGKLTGGGTVEFLMKLIPNTAVSAFVNGDVLQVLLFSVLFGCALAMLGNKGQKVVGLIDELAHVLFKTMGIIIKLAPLGVLGAIAFTVGKYGIGSLKQLGMLVVLFYAAVIIFVSVVLGSIMRFSGFSLFKLLKYLREELMVVFATTSSDSVLPQVMAKLKRMGIRDSTVGLVIPTGYSFNLDAFSIYITLAAVFIAQATNTPISMTDLLTILAISLVTSKGAHGVPGSAIVVLAATLQAIPAIPAIGLVLVLSVDWFMGIARAVGNLIGNCVATVAVAAWEGDIDRERAHAVLDDRFVPPIDDDMDIDVSPVPAKA; encoded by the coding sequence ATGCCCAAGTTTTTCCGCTCCCTGTTTGGCCAGGTTGTACTGGCCCTTGTCATCGGCGTGATCGTCGGCTTCCTGTGGCCGGAGTCTGCCGTCAAGCTCAAGCCCTTGGGCGACGGCTTCATCAAGCTAATCAAGATGCTGATTCCCCTGATCGTCTTTTGCGTGGTCGTTCACGGCATCGCAGGCGCCGGCGATCTCAAGCGGGTTGGCCGCGTCGGGGTCAAGGCGCTGATCTACTTTGAGGTGGTCACCACTATCGCGCTGGTGATTGGACTGGTACTGGCTTTCGTGTTCCAGCCCGGTGTTGGCATGAATGTGGATCCCAAACTGCTGGACGCCAAGGCCATGAGCGCCTACGCCGAAAACGCCGGCAAGCTCACCGGCGGCGGCACGGTGGAGTTTTTGATGAAGCTGATCCCCAACACTGCGGTAAGTGCTTTCGTCAATGGCGACGTGCTGCAAGTGCTGCTGTTCTCGGTGCTGTTCGGCTGCGCGCTGGCCATGCTGGGCAACAAGGGCCAGAAGGTGGTCGGTCTGATTGACGAGCTGGCGCACGTGCTCTTCAAGACCATGGGCATCATCATCAAGCTGGCACCGCTGGGCGTGTTGGGCGCCATAGCCTTCACCGTCGGCAAGTACGGTATCGGGTCACTCAAGCAACTGGGCATGCTGGTCGTGCTGTTCTATGCCGCGGTGATCATCTTTGTCTCCGTGGTGCTGGGCAGCATCATGCGGTTTTCCGGTTTCAGTCTCTTCAAACTGTTGAAGTACCTGCGTGAAGAACTCATGGTGGTGTTCGCAACCACCTCGTCGGACAGCGTGCTGCCGCAAGTCATGGCCAAGCTCAAGCGCATGGGTATTCGCGACTCCACTGTCGGCTTGGTCATTCCCACCGGCTACTCCTTCAACCTCGATGCGTTTTCGATCTACATCACGCTGGCGGCCGTCTTCATTGCCCAGGCTACCAACACACCCATTTCGATGACCGACCTGCTGACCATCCTGGCCATCTCGCTGGTCACCTCCAAAGGCGCGCATGGCGTGCCGGGTTCGGCCATCGTGGTTCTGGCCGCTACGCTGCAGGCGATTCCCGCGATCCCGGCCATCGGTCTGGTGCTGGTGCTGTCGGTGGATTGGTTCATGGGCATCGCCCGCGCCGTGGGCAACCTGATCGGCAACTGTGTTGCAACGGTGGCAGTTGCAGCCTGGGAAGGCGACATTGACCGCGAGCGAGCCCATGCGGTGCTCGATGACCGCTTTGTGCCCCCGATTGACGACGACATGGATATCGACGTGAGCCCCGTGCCTGCCAAGGCCTGA
- a CDS encoding enoyl-CoA hydratase/isomerase family protein, with translation MAWDIEVIQECAVVHMNTNKVNVQNDQFFSDLHGAFDRLEKEFSELPVVLTGQGNAFSAGIDFQYSFEIFGSGDPDKIRDWYRTYRETNLRIFTYPRPTVAAVNGHAIAGGLITALDCDFRVAARKTAKFGLNEVPIGIPMPAAYVEIIKYALGDQVGALTTLRGKLYDFDEAEKLGFFHQVVTEDQLIDTAIGYARCITPDCNTAYAMSKKALKDGVMRQIQERTVALDAQLPAGMSDEGNRHAQDRRRQEIMHKR, from the coding sequence ATGGCATGGGACATCGAAGTCATTCAAGAGTGCGCCGTGGTGCACATGAACACCAACAAGGTGAACGTTCAGAACGACCAGTTCTTCAGCGATCTGCACGGTGCTTTTGATCGACTGGAGAAGGAGTTCAGTGAACTGCCGGTGGTGCTGACGGGTCAAGGCAATGCGTTCTCCGCGGGGATCGACTTCCAGTACAGCTTCGAAATCTTCGGCAGCGGCGACCCGGACAAGATTCGAGATTGGTACCGGACCTACCGCGAGACCAACCTGCGCATCTTCACCTACCCCCGCCCCACCGTCGCAGCGGTGAACGGCCATGCCATCGCCGGTGGACTCATCACGGCGCTGGACTGCGACTTCCGGGTGGCGGCCCGAAAGACAGCCAAGTTCGGCCTCAACGAAGTGCCCATTGGCATCCCGATGCCGGCTGCCTACGTGGAGATCATCAAGTACGCCCTGGGGGATCAGGTCGGCGCATTGACCACGCTGCGCGGCAAGCTCTACGACTTCGATGAGGCCGAAAAATTGGGCTTCTTCCACCAGGTCGTGACAGAGGATCAGCTCATCGACACCGCCATCGGCTACGCACGCTGCATCACACCCGATTGCAACACCGCCTACGCAATGTCCAAGAAGGCATTGAAGGACGGGGTCATGCGTCAGATTCAGGAACGAACTGTGGCGCTGGATGCCCAGTTGCCCGCAGGCATGAGCGACGAAGGCAATCGCCATGCACAGGACCGTCGCCGCCAAGAAATCATGCACAAACGCTGA
- a CDS encoding glutathione S-transferase family protein, translated as MIDLYSWSAPNGHKVHILIEELGIPYRIVPINITTGAQHEDTYRAINPNGKIPAIVDHAPLGGGPCHTVFETGAILLYLAEKEKRFLPEDMRERSDVMQWLFWQVGGLGPMMGQAQHFFRYASEQVPYGIARYQKETRRLLKVMDDRLQHHEYLGGAYSIADMACFPWIRIHKLTGIDLDEFPNIQAWYSRIRARPALDRALNLLREQWVDVSKSDEAKRNLFQKG; from the coding sequence ATGATTGACCTCTACAGCTGGTCTGCGCCCAATGGCCACAAGGTACACATCCTGATTGAAGAGCTGGGTATTCCTTACCGGATCGTCCCGATCAACATCACGACCGGTGCGCAGCACGAGGACACCTACCGGGCCATCAACCCGAACGGAAAAATTCCGGCCATCGTCGATCACGCCCCGCTGGGTGGTGGACCGTGCCACACGGTGTTTGAGACCGGCGCGATCCTGTTGTATCTCGCGGAGAAAGAAAAGCGGTTCTTGCCAGAAGACATGCGAGAGCGCAGCGACGTGATGCAGTGGCTGTTCTGGCAAGTCGGCGGCCTGGGCCCCATGATGGGACAGGCTCAACACTTCTTCCGGTATGCCTCCGAACAGGTGCCCTACGGCATCGCCCGGTACCAGAAGGAAACCCGGCGCCTGCTCAAGGTCATGGATGACAGGCTGCAGCACCACGAATACCTGGGCGGTGCGTACTCCATTGCCGACATGGCCTGCTTTCCCTGGATCAGGATCCACAAGTTGACCGGTATCGATCTGGACGAATTTCCCAACATCCAGGCCTGGTACAGCCGGATTCGCGCCCGGCCTGCGCTGGACCGTGCCCTCAACCTTCTGCGTGAGCAATGGGTGGACGTTTCGAAATCCGATGAGGCCAAGCGCAACCTGTTTCAGAAGGGGTAA
- a CDS encoding 2-hydroxychromene-2-carboxylate isomerase, with protein MPEPSDRTVDVFIDLRSPYSYLAIQPARDLEKSSGIQLDWWPFITDFQSAYGGEIEERSPRDVAKLKYLYMDCRRLAKAQGLTIRATTKLWDATLASQAMLFAKTQHRLWEFCDPLLAAFWRREFDLESPEQLTTALVTAGLRADDWAAYQESRAASDLETALTRAEQLGVFGAPTFVWQGELFWGGDRLPLLKAALASSVQLDSNPA; from the coding sequence ATGCCCGAGCCAAGCGACCGCACCGTTGATGTCTTCATCGACCTGCGCAGCCCCTACTCCTACCTGGCCATCCAGCCAGCCCGCGATCTGGAAAAATCAAGCGGTATTCAGCTCGATTGGTGGCCATTCATCACCGACTTTCAGTCGGCCTATGGCGGGGAGATCGAAGAACGCAGCCCCAGGGATGTGGCGAAGCTGAAGTACCTCTACATGGACTGTCGGCGCCTGGCCAAGGCACAAGGCCTCACCATTCGAGCCACCACCAAGCTGTGGGACGCAACCCTGGCGAGCCAAGCCATGCTGTTTGCCAAAACACAGCATCGACTGTGGGAGTTTTGCGACCCGTTGCTGGCCGCTTTCTGGCGCAGGGAGTTTGATCTTGAGTCACCCGAGCAGCTGACAACGGCGCTGGTGACAGCGGGATTGCGTGCGGACGACTGGGCGGCATACCAAGAGAGCCGTGCCGCCAGCGACCTGGAAACGGCATTGACTCGCGCAGAGCAGCTGGGTGTGTTTGGTGCCCCTACCTTCGTGTGGCAAGGCGAACTGTTCTGGGGTGGTGACCGGCTGCCATTGCTCAAAGCCGCACTGGCGTCGAGTGTTCAGCTGGACTCGAACCCCGCCTGA
- a CDS encoding Crp/Fnr family transcriptional regulator, with product MSAKVSDSIVQFLDGWAWFRALPADLQSLTLETATEQHAEPGDYIAREGMPSTYWYGLLQGYLQMYVVGSDGSETTLYCLREGEWGGDGSLLKKEMRRYDLRALTTAHICCIPVQTFDTLRHASIPFNHYLTEIMNARMGAFVTMLVASRLLKPEVRVARGLLMVAKDRHEGFQALAVSQHELSLICGLSRQRVNVALGEFKRRGLVSIEANKGMLFVDVQRLRVYVLTEGQAGFESS from the coding sequence ATGAGTGCAAAAGTGAGCGACAGCATCGTCCAGTTTCTGGATGGGTGGGCGTGGTTCCGTGCCTTGCCTGCAGATCTTCAATCGCTGACCCTGGAAACCGCAACAGAGCAGCACGCAGAGCCCGGTGACTACATCGCCCGTGAGGGCATGCCCAGCACTTACTGGTACGGGTTGCTTCAGGGGTATCTGCAGATGTACGTGGTGGGCTCTGACGGTTCGGAGACCACTCTCTATTGCCTGCGGGAAGGCGAATGGGGCGGCGACGGATCCCTGCTCAAAAAGGAAATGCGGCGCTACGACTTGCGCGCGCTCACCACTGCACACATCTGCTGCATTCCGGTGCAGACGTTCGACACACTGCGCCACGCGTCGATTCCGTTCAACCACTACCTGACGGAGATCATGAATGCCCGAATGGGGGCCTTCGTGACCATGCTGGTGGCGTCCAGGTTGCTCAAGCCCGAAGTGCGTGTGGCGCGCGGGTTGCTGATGGTGGCCAAGGACCGGCACGAGGGTTTTCAGGCATTGGCAGTTTCACAGCACGAACTGTCATTGATCTGTGGGCTGTCACGGCAGCGGGTCAACGTGGCGCTGGGGGAGTTCAAACGCCGGGGACTCGTCAGCATCGAGGCCAACAAAGGCATGCTGTTTGTCGACGTACAAAGGTTGCGCGTGTATGTCCTGACCGAGGGTCAGGCGGGGTTCGAGTCCAGCTGA
- a CDS encoding Lrp/AsnC family transcriptional regulator, whose translation MNTDAPKPLDAIDRKILRVLQEEGRIQNVDLAERVGLSPSPCLRRVKLLEESGVIERYAAQLSPAKLGIGLTVFVRIWLKSQDAKTIDGFTAEVQRFAEVVECHLMAGDCDFLLRVVAADLDAYRRFQGEHLTRIAGAQSVKTEIPMQKIKSTSALPI comes from the coding sequence ATGAATACAGACGCTCCAAAACCTCTCGATGCCATTGACCGAAAAATTCTTCGGGTCCTCCAGGAGGAGGGGCGCATTCAGAACGTGGACTTGGCTGAGCGGGTGGGCCTTTCGCCCTCACCGTGCTTGCGGCGGGTCAAACTTCTCGAAGAGTCGGGTGTGATCGAGCGTTATGCAGCGCAGCTGAGTCCGGCGAAGTTGGGCATCGGGCTCACCGTCTTCGTGCGGATATGGCTCAAGAGTCAGGACGCCAAAACCATTGACGGGTTCACGGCCGAGGTTCAACGGTTCGCTGAAGTCGTTGAGTGCCATCTCATGGCTGGTGACTGCGATTTCCTGCTGCGTGTTGTTGCGGCCGACCTCGATGCCTACAGAAGGTTTCAAGGCGAGCACCTGACGAGGATCGCGGGTGCCCAGAGTGTCAAGACCGAGATCCCGATGCAAAAAATTAAGTCGACATCGGCGCTGCCCATTTGA
- a CDS encoding acetoacetate decarboxylase family protein has product MTRFATAQGFMGPFSRDGAASIAPTPPWHYSADFSTIECWVDPAAVEALLPPGLSLHPDEPGLTTVSFVDWQACTDTGGELLDPIRAQYRECIVLVSVQYEGQLMQYCPYIVVDQDTSLARGWALGYPKKMGSVWVTRSMGVKSIASPGIEAGASFAGTVTVKDRRIAEGHVTLTRPADGPAATFGRRPIVALRHFPSMFEGQLDQPAVYELVRLQAENVQAGPVWEGTASLNIFDNPIEPLSTLRPTRIGRGWRYSLAMTNRSNHLLRDLREATQN; this is encoded by the coding sequence ATGACACGATTCGCCACCGCCCAGGGCTTCATGGGCCCCTTCTCGCGAGACGGTGCTGCCAGCATTGCCCCAACACCCCCTTGGCACTACTCGGCAGACTTCTCCACCATCGAATGCTGGGTGGATCCCGCCGCCGTCGAGGCGTTGCTCCCGCCAGGGCTCAGCCTTCACCCCGATGAGCCCGGACTCACCACGGTTTCTTTTGTCGACTGGCAGGCGTGCACGGATACGGGCGGCGAGCTGCTCGATCCCATCCGTGCTCAGTATCGGGAATGCATCGTGCTGGTCAGCGTGCAGTACGAAGGCCAACTGATGCAGTACTGCCCCTACATCGTGGTTGACCAGGACACCTCGCTGGCACGTGGATGGGCGCTGGGCTACCCAAAGAAGATGGGCTCGGTGTGGGTGACCCGATCCATGGGGGTGAAGTCCATCGCTTCACCGGGCATCGAAGCCGGTGCATCGTTCGCCGGCACGGTGACCGTCAAGGACCGACGGATTGCCGAGGGCCACGTGACGCTGACTCGGCCTGCAGACGGTCCTGCAGCGACCTTTGGCCGCCGTCCCATCGTGGCGCTGCGCCACTTTCCGTCGATGTTCGAGGGTCAACTCGATCAACCGGCGGTGTACGAGCTCGTCCGGTTGCAGGCCGAGAATGTACAGGCGGGCCCTGTGTGGGAGGGAACGGCATCGCTCAACATTTTCGACAACCCCATTGAACCTCTCAGTACGCTGCGTCCGACCCGCATCGGCCGCGGCTGGCGTTACTCCCTCGCCATGACCAACCGATCAAACCACTTGCTTCGTGACTTGCGCGAAGCCACCCAAAACTGA
- a CDS encoding RraA family protein has translation MDAVRLQRTYLDLTTPHVADACLRLGIPVRCAPMEMRPVWRGSHMVGRVCPARHYGSVDVFLEAIKRSSPGDVMVVDNGGRTDEACVGDLVTLETAQAGLRGIVIWGLHRDTKELETIRLPVFSLGTLPTGPQRLDTQEAQALTSAICGTHTVNADDFVLGDDDGLIFIPLDRATDVAELAASIRDTERYQAARMQQGTTFRAQARFDEFLAGREADPELTFRQHLRSIGGAIEE, from the coding sequence ATGGACGCCGTTCGCCTTCAAAGAACCTATCTCGATCTCACAACCCCGCACGTGGCGGACGCCTGTCTGCGGCTGGGCATACCGGTCAGGTGCGCGCCCATGGAAATGCGGCCCGTCTGGAGAGGCAGTCATATGGTGGGCCGGGTGTGCCCTGCACGGCACTACGGCAGCGTGGACGTCTTCCTGGAGGCGATCAAACGCTCATCCCCTGGGGATGTCATGGTCGTTGACAACGGCGGGCGAACGGACGAAGCGTGCGTCGGTGACCTTGTGACGCTGGAGACGGCCCAAGCTGGCCTGCGTGGCATCGTGATCTGGGGCCTGCACCGCGACACCAAGGAGCTTGAAACCATTCGTCTGCCCGTGTTCAGCCTGGGCACCCTGCCGACCGGCCCCCAGCGACTGGACACACAAGAAGCACAGGCGCTCACGTCCGCCATCTGCGGCACCCATACCGTCAATGCTGATGACTTCGTGCTGGGCGACGACGACGGTCTCATCTTCATTCCGCTGGATCGGGCAACCGATGTTGCGGAACTCGCTGCCAGCATCCGCGACACCGAACGCTACCAAGCCGCCCGCATGCAACAAGGCACGACCTTCAGGGCACAAGCCCGATTCGATGAGTTTCTTGCTGGCCGGGAGGCCGATCCTGAACTGACGTTCCGCCAGCATCTGCGCTCGATCGGTGGGGCGATTGAAGAGTGA
- a CDS encoding hydroxypyruvate isomerase family protein has product MKLSAHIGFLFTEHQPLERIRRAAAAGFSGIEWPSLYQEDLDELSQLGVELNLHWPIVVLPQGQAHKQERGLAALPGRQSEFRDGLDQAVAHAQRLGSHLINPMAGVGVDLDDPRVMATYLENLWLSQHVARRHGLGVAIEVISEVSIPGYVLSDYQYVDKLIKELPGLGLVFDTFHAAQLTGDPVSVVHVLGKHIAHVQLGDHPGRHEPYTGIIDFAATFQALRSVDYDGWFGCEYLPAQGTEAGLGWMERLSGVLPVLDQGAASQV; this is encoded by the coding sequence ATGAAACTCAGCGCACACATTGGATTCCTGTTCACCGAGCACCAGCCCCTTGAGCGCATTCGCCGGGCGGCAGCGGCTGGCTTCTCGGGCATTGAGTGGCCCAGCCTCTACCAGGAAGACCTGGATGAACTCAGCCAACTGGGCGTCGAGCTGAACCTGCATTGGCCCATCGTGGTGTTGCCTCAGGGGCAGGCGCACAAACAAGAACGGGGGCTGGCCGCTTTGCCCGGGCGCCAGTCGGAGTTCCGCGATGGGCTGGACCAGGCCGTGGCACACGCCCAGCGACTGGGAAGCCACTTGATCAACCCCATGGCGGGTGTGGGTGTGGACTTGGACGACCCGCGCGTGATGGCCACCTATCTGGAGAACCTATGGTTGAGCCAGCACGTGGCTCGGCGCCATGGCTTGGGTGTGGCCATTGAGGTCATCAGCGAGGTGTCGATTCCTGGATATGTACTCTCGGACTACCAGTATGTCGACAAACTGATCAAGGAGTTGCCTGGGCTGGGCTTGGTGTTTGACACATTTCATGCGGCCCAGTTGACCGGAGACCCGGTATCTGTGGTTCACGTACTGGGTAAGCACATTGCCCATGTGCAGCTGGGAGATCACCCCGGTCGCCACGAGCCCTACACGGGAATCATCGACTTTGCGGCCACGTTTCAAGCCCTGCGTTCAGTGGACTATGACGGCTGGTTCGGTTGTGAATACCTGCCCGCACAAGGCACTGAAGCGGGACTTGGCTGGATGGAGCGTCTGTCCGGCGTCCTGCCTGTGCTCGACCAAGGGGCTGCTTCACAGGTTTAA
- a CDS encoding amidohydrolase family protein: MSEQTDTHVHVFDPWRFPYVSHRAYTPGAATGADLLRHLERIGCGRVVCVQPSVYGTNNACLLDALTMLNQAGAQARGSVVLDRSVTLGQLEAMHDAGVRAVRINWVVQESGRSNDPDALVLQLQTLNEQLGSLDWSIELFAHLKDILDIAPELARLKRKIVLDHFALLKPNDNPVDILSLARLLDFTPNVYLKLSAPYQVSAQTPDYSDLAPVVRTLVAAGPKQLLWGSNWPHTSGHARDVGHKPEDIEPFRYEDDAHTLALTQARIGSAQDWHRLMVTTPSQVFGF; this comes from the coding sequence ATGTCCGAGCAAACCGATACGCACGTTCATGTGTTCGACCCCTGGCGGTTTCCTTACGTGTCGCACCGCGCCTACACGCCGGGGGCCGCGACCGGCGCCGACCTGTTGCGACACCTCGAACGCATTGGTTGTGGTCGCGTGGTGTGTGTGCAACCCAGCGTCTACGGCACCAACAACGCTTGCTTGCTGGATGCGCTGACCATGCTGAACCAGGCTGGGGCGCAAGCTCGGGGGTCGGTGGTGCTCGATCGATCCGTCACACTCGGCCAGTTGGAGGCCATGCACGATGCCGGCGTGCGGGCTGTGAGAATCAACTGGGTGGTGCAAGAGTCCGGTCGATCCAACGATCCCGATGCACTCGTTCTACAGCTGCAAACACTGAACGAGCAACTCGGGTCGCTGGACTGGAGCATCGAGCTTTTTGCCCATCTAAAGGACATCCTGGACATCGCGCCCGAACTTGCACGGCTGAAGCGCAAGATCGTCTTGGACCACTTTGCGCTGCTCAAACCCAACGACAATCCGGTTGACATCCTGTCGTTGGCCAGGCTGCTCGACTTCACGCCCAACGTGTATTTGAAGCTGTCCGCTCCTTACCAGGTGTCGGCGCAGACTCCCGACTACAGTGACCTGGCCCCGGTGGTGCGCACCCTGGTTGCGGCGGGCCCAAAGCAACTGCTGTGGGGCAGCAACTGGCCACACACGAGTGGTCATGCACGGGATGTGGGCCACAAGCCGGAAGACATTGAACCCTTCCGCTACGAAGACGATGCTCACACGCTGGCTCTGACCCAGGCCCGTATAGGGTCTGCGCAGGACTGGCATCGCCTCATGGTCACCACTCCCTCGCAGGTCTTTGGGTTCTGA